From Triticum aestivum cultivar Chinese Spring chromosome 4A, IWGSC CS RefSeq v2.1, whole genome shotgun sequence, a single genomic window includes:
- the LOC123085141 gene encoding peptidyl-prolyl cis-trans isomerase CYP59 → MSVLIVTSEGDLVVDLHTDQCPRTTYNFLKLCKMKYYNGCLFHKVAKDFVAQTGDPTGTGAGGDSVYKFLHGDQARFFNDEIHPELRHSKIGTVAMASAGKNRNASQFYITLRDDVEYLDDKHTVFGVVAEGEGLDTLTKINESYVDADGRPFKDIRIKHTYVLYDPDDDPAELAELVPPNSPIGKLIDEIGEERLEDTWVPLDETVDPAQLEEMIRSKEAHTNAVILASIGDIPDAEVKPPDNVLFVCQLNPVTQDEDLYTIFSRFGTVTSAETIRDYKTGDSLCYAFVEFEAKEACERAHRDMNNCLIDDRRIQVDFSQSVSKLWRQFRQGTRNASKDGCFKGHAPDYQARDLDKGFEKKNKDRDYVLKDENTQRGGSNRRSYDLVFDEDGASAGNKQDRRNGDRRKAQKLGDWRSEVPHKRDRDRNNREKLHTSKEGGRRRDDHISYDRSSDRSYSRRNNRDYSGKQQSKSRRRDDF, encoded by the coding sequence ATGTCGGTCTTAATCGTCACCAGCGAGGGCGATCTCGTTGTCGATCTGCACACCGATCAGTGCCCCCGAACCACCTACAACTTTCTCAAGCTCTGCAAGATGAAGTACTACAATGGGTGCCTGTTCCACAAGGTGGCCAAAGATTTCGTGGCACAGACCGGGGACCCGACCGGGACCGGCGCCGGCGGCGATTCCGTCTACAAGTTCCTCCACGGTGACCAGGCTCGGTTTTTCAACGACGAGATCCACCCGGAACTGAGGCATTCAAAGATCGGCACCGTCGCGATGGCAAGCGCCGGCAAAAACCGCAACGCCTCGCAGTTCTACATCACGCTGCGGGACGACGTGGAATACCTCGATGATAAACACACTGTGTTTGGGGTAGTTGCTGAAGGTGAAGGTCTTGACACACTGACGAAGATAAATGAATCATATGTTGATGCTGATGGGAGGCCATTCAAGGACATAAGGATTAAACATACTTATGTGTTGTATGACCCTGACGATGATCCTGCTGAGCTTGCTGAGCTTGTTCCTCCAAATTCGCCCATTGGAAAGCTGATCGACGAGATTGGAGAGGAGCGCTTAGAGGATACTTGGGTCCCTCTCGATGAAACAGTGGACCCTGCGCAGCTTGAGGAGATGATCCGCTCTAAAGAAGCACATACGAATGCCGTGATCCTTGCGAGTATCGGAGACATTCCAGATGCCGAGGTCAAGCCACCAGACAATGTCTTGTTTGTTTGTCAACTCAACCCAGTGACACAGGATGAGGATCTGTATACAATCTTTTCTCGTTTCGGAACCGTGACATCGGCCGAAACAATCCGCGACTACAAGACTGGTGACAGCCTGTGTTATGCTTTCGTTGAGTTCGAGGCAAAGGAAGCCTGCGAGCGTGCACACAGGGATATGAACAATTGTCTGATTGATGACCGAAGGATTCAAGTTGATTTTAGTCAGAGCGTTTCAAAGTTGTGGCGACAGTTCAGACAGGGCACGCGGAATGCAAGTAAAGATGGGTGCTTCAAAGGTCATGCCCCTGACTACCAAGCCCGAGATCTGGATAAGGGTTTTGAGAAGAAAAACAAGGACCGAGATTATGTTCTGAAAGATGAAAACACTCAGCGAGGTGGCAGTAACCGTCGCAGTTATGATTTAGTCTTTGATGAGGACGGTGCTAGTGCTGGTAATAAGCAAGATCGTCGAAATGGCGATCGAAGAAAGGCCCAGAAATTGGGCGATTGGCGATCAGAGGTACCACACAAGCGTGATCGTGATAGGAACAACAGGGAGAAACTCCATACTAGCAAGGAAGGGGGGCGGAGGCGCGATGACCACATCAGTTACGATAGATCTAGTGATCGAAGCTATAGTAGGCGCAACAATC